Within the Camelus dromedarius isolate mCamDro1 chromosome 9, mCamDro1.pat, whole genome shotgun sequence genome, the region CCGATCAGATGCTAAGGGCCCCTCTTTCCTCCACAAAGTGTCTAGCTGAAGCCCCACCCCCAACTAGAGGCCCTAGGAACCAGCATCTGCAGCTTCAGCAGCCTGGAGCAGGGGTCTACCTGGACCcccaggagggggtggggttgAGAGCGCCTTGAAAGAAACCTCTAGCTAATGCTCTTTATTACAAGCATTAATCCTGCAAAGCCGACTGGAAATAATGTTTATCTTTTCGCAGTTTAATTTCCCGGACCCTAAGCCGAGGGTCAGTGAGGGGGCCTGGAGGGTCCCCGGGGACGATGAGGGTAGGAGCAGCTGTTGCCctgaagcaaaaggaaaacaggagTGGGGGCGGAGGGGTAGTtccagaggaagagagggaaagggggcagtGGACCCTGAGGGAAGGGCTGGTTCTCTGTGACCCTGAGCCagtctctgccctctcctttggcctcagtttccacatctgagGAAGGGGTTTGTGCTTTTATAATTCATGATCTCTAAATCCCCTTCGACTCTGGCCATTCTCTAGAAAAttaggggctgggaggtggcaggCTCCCCTATTTTTTCACCCCCCACTTTTCCTCTCTGCAGCCTCCAAGGTTCTTAAAATCTGCCGAGGAGGACGTGGATCCTTCCTGCCCCAGACTTCTGTGACCAGTCAGCTGGCACCGTACAGGTTTGAAAGGCTGTCACTCAGCCAGGATGGCAGGGCTAGAGCCCAGCAGTGCAGACACAGCTCCCCAGGGATCCAGCCCCTCGGCGCACACTGCGgctgccttccctcctgccttcccatcCCCATTAGCTCCCCGACCTCCCTCCTAGGGCACTGCCCCGGGTTCACCTCCCTCTTTTCAACTGTGTGCAGCGGCAAACGCACTCTCTGGCTAAAGCCGAAGCCACTGGGCCGGGGACGCGAGCTCAGGGGTGGCACCGACATCTTTAAATCTCTAACACACCCGACGCCCACCCAGCCCTACTCCAGACACGGCTCGCTGGGGGACAAAGCCCCTGTCCCGCTCGTCAGCTCTCATTGGTTGGCCTGTACCGGAAGTGTTTGCTGGCACTTGATTAAACGGAAAGAATGCCCCCTCTCGCCGCTAATCGACCCGGCAAGCTGACAGACGTCGCCATTCGGTCCCACAGGAGGAGCGCGGGGGGCCCCACCGGCGCGCTAACGGAAGGCCAAGGGGATCCCCATCGCCCCTCCTCCCAACAAACTTAAAACCCAACTAGGAGCCCGGAAACAACTTCAGGTTCCAGACGAATATCCTGACAGCTCCGTCCCGCTCCTCCCCCACTCCTCACAGTTGCAGGTCCCCACCCCTCAAGCACACTTACCAGCCTGGCTTCAGCCAAACTCTGCAAGTTGGATGCCCCGCAGAGTTTGGTGGGCTAAGCCACAGGAGCCTTCGTCTTGGCCATTACCGAGTCAGTTTCTCCCCCAGCTATGAAAGGGACTGAAATCTGCAGCTCATGCCGCCCTTTCCTCAGCACCCCTGACCACATcccatcctcccctccacccccacctctccaaGCACCCCAGGAGCAAATAGGCCACACAGCTCCGGGttggtttgattatttttaaggacACAAGGAGTGGGAAGGCAGGGAGAAGACGCAGGTGGTCGTTGGGGGCCAGGTCAGCATTGAAGTTACAAAGTGAGGGTGATGGGGGTGAGCAGGAGAGGGAGTGACTTCAGACCCTGAatccagaggggagagggagacttGGGTACTGAGTTGATGCTCCAGGCAGACTCTCCCAGCCTTCCCACCTGGCCTTCTCCAAGGTGACCTGCCACCTCCTCCGTGGGAGTGGGATCTGGCATGTCTGTCAGCCACTCCCAGCTCTGCGTGCAAGGAGGGCTGGTAGGAGggttctgtgtgtctgtctcttaGGTGAAGTGAGAGCCCCAGACCCTGGCGAGGTCTCTCAGCTTCTTAGTGTGGAGGTGAGTTCGAAAAATTAGGGCTTACTTCCAAGATTCTTCTGCAAATCGCAGCCATTGCGCTAACCTGCTGAGAGAGGAAAGGTTGATTAAAATCCAAAGGCCACTTGGTGGCGATTCCTAGGAAATCGGAGGTCGGTGGTGTCTCATCCAGAGGGAATCAAAAATCTAGAGGCAATTTGCTCGCCAGAGGTAACATTTGGACCCCGTTATGTGTAAATTCAAATAACAGTGTAACCCAATTTTCTAAGCCAGTAGCTAATCCTGAGAGAAATTACTTCAAAGAGCACAATCTGACAGTAATTGCTGGAGGCTGCCAAATGCTTGGGGAATGTCCCTTTGTCGGGTGAAATTCCCTTCCACCAGGCACAGCCAGAGAACCAGCCAGGGGCAGAAGACAGTGATTGGCAGTCCTGCCCTACTTGGGGGTGAGCTCTTGGGGGTAAGTGCTCTCCAGGGACAGCACCCACCTGAGCTACACTCCCTAGGGATTTTAGTGGGTGGCACAGAGGGCTGCAAGCTGAACTTAAGCACTGGCCTTAAATCACTTGTCTATATTTGACCCTTATCCTTAGACTTCTCAGAAAGCCCTGGTGCCTGCCTACCCCTAGCAAAGTCTTGGTATAAGAATGGCAGGAGCCAGCTGGCCTCTTCTGATGGGCAGGCACGGGACAAGGGTGCCTGTGCCAGAGGGCCATGATGATGCCCACCTGGCACGTTCAGCTGAACATTGGCGAGATCTAACCTGCACATCTCTTCAATGAATTTCTAAGTGTTCCCTAGGTAAGTTACTCTCTCATTCTGAAATTAGTACTATCATTTGGCTTTGAAATGTGGATACTAGAACTAAACAGAACTCTCTAAGCTTCTGTTTTAAGGAGTGCTGAGAGGCAGAGGGCGTGTCCAGCGGCTGGggagcatgggggtgggggatagCAGCAGGTGTCTTTTGGACAGACACTCCCAGCGCGGTTGGGGGCCCACTACCTTCAGCTCCCGACGGGTACTGGCACTGCACTGCAGGCTCCCTCCGCCGCGGACGTGGCGCACAATTCGGCGGCAGACCCTGGAGGGCAAACGTGGGGTTTCCAAAGGCTTTGGCTACTCGAGAAGACTCTTCGCACGCGGAGTCTCTACGGACCGTGGGTCTCGTGCCCGAGCCCGGAGGCTGTCCAGGAATCAGATGACACTCAGGACTTCGCGTCCTGGGCAGGGATGGAGGTGCCCCTTCGACGCCGCTGGCTGCCGCCGTGTGCGCCAGAGACCAGATGCGAGGTTTCTCGCTGCATGGGTAGTGCATGGTCAACCTGGGGCCTCCTGGCTCAACCCGGAGGAAGTCTGCTTCTCCCGACCCGGGGGGCTCAGTGAAGGAGAAGCGGGGTGCCGCCAGACTGCACTCCCTTCGCTCCGGCCGGCCCTCTCGCGCGGCGGCACGTTGAACCTCTGGCAGAGACTGAATGTCTTTATGGAGCTCAGCCAGCCTGTCCGTAGCTGTGACCACTTCCTCTTCTTCATCCGCCTCctcatcctcttcttcctccaggtCTTCCAGGTCACTCAGCCGGAGCCCCCGGGCCTCTTGGCTAGCAGTAGCTTCTGCGGGAAATCAGGAGTGGAGTGAGAAAAGCCCCAGGCCCCAAGGGAAACCCTTGGGAGCGCCCATCCCTGAGAAGCTTTTAGCAAGATGCACCCTGCACTCAGGGCATTCTCGGTGTAATTCACCAAGCTGGCCACATTGCCTCCTGCATTTGCCCCagggctgcctgcctgccctgggaAAGAATTTCCGCCCCCAGACCTGCCCCCACCCTTTGAAAGACTCCTCCCCTTCCATAGCCCAAGGAAACGGCCACTTTTCATTGCCTAAAACCTGGATCTCAGTTTCTCAACGTTAAAAAAGCAAGGGACCATTTTCACCCAATTCCAACACCCACAGCTGGGTATTACTTAATTCAGGAAATATTCACTGAGCGCCAGCTAGGTGCCAGAAATCATTTAGGCATTTAGGTCTTAGGAATTTAGAAACTACAGCAGTGGATAAGATACTTTCTAGTGGAGCGGACATTCCTGGGGGGGTAAGTATGGCAAAGGCAATAAAGTAGGCTGATGTGACAGAGAATAAGTTGGGAAGCTAGCTGGCaagggtggccagggaaggctttGAGGAGGTGACACTTTAGAGTGGAGAAGAAGCTGGTTCTGCagggaattccaggcagagggaaccacACAGGTAAAGACCCTGAGGCATGCGGGAGTTGCAGCTACAAGGGTAAGCCAGGGGGTGCCTTCTGTGAAAGGTCCCCCACGGAGTGGTTGTGAAAATCCAATCAAATTGCTTGATGGCTGGAAAACCCATGTCAGGTGGGGAGGTGAATGTCTGATACCTTTGGTGTCACCGTTTAGGCAGCCCAGTAATTCCTCTGTTCCAACCtccaccttcctctcctccccgccTTTGTTCTTGGGTGCCCAAGTCATCTTGTTCTCCTTCTTGAGGCGCCGGCGTGCATTGGCGAACCAGGTGGACACCTGAGTGAGGGTCATCTTGGTGATGATGGCCAGCATGATCTTCTCGCCCTTGGTGGGGTAGGGGTTCCTGCGATGCTCATTGAGCCAAGCTTTGAGCGTGCTAGTGGTCTCTCGGGTGGCATTTTTTCTGCGCCCGGCACCGCTCAACTCCACTGCTCCGTACCTGGGGGGAGAACCTGGCTCTGGGGCTGCAGACAGGAGACAGTCTGTGGCCTGGCAGTGAGGATCCgctcccctcccagcacacagCTCCCCATGCTCTGTGGATTGGTCCCACCttggcaggggaaggggaaggacttGCAATGCCAGTCACCAATGCCCCATGCCTTACCGGTCATACTGGTACTGCCCCAGAGTCGGCTCATAGGGATAATAGGCTCCTGGTTGCGCCAGGCTGGGTGTAAAGTTCCCTGCAGCCTCCTTAAATTCATACTGTGGATTCTGAtcgaggaggaaggaaggattcaGGACTACatttggggaggaggagaggggcggTGTTGCTAAGAATGTGAGCTCTGGAGTCAAGTCTGGTTCAGACTATAGTACCACAGCTTGCCttggctgtgtgatcctgggcacaGTAGtttaacccctctgtgcctcagtttcccccttggtaaaatggggataacaataaGACCTATAGGTAATTGAAGAacaatgtttggcagaattccttGTGCAGAATAAGCAGTAAACATTAGTTGTTATTACTGTTACTCCTTGTCTCACTCAACCTCCCCTCCCATTACC harbors:
- the IRX6 gene encoding iroquois-class homeodomain protein IRX-6 isoform X2, with protein sequence MSFSHFGHPYGSASQFLVSASSSATCCESAPRSVPDVASGSTPAAALCCAPYDSRLLSSARPELGAALGIYGAPYSAAAAAQSYPGYLPYSPEPPALYGALNPQYEFKEAAGNFTPSLAQPGAYYPYEPTLGQYQYDRYGAVELSGAGRRKNATRETTSTLKAWLNEHRRNPYPTKGEKIMLAIITKMTLTQVSTWFANARRRLKKENKMTWAPKNKGGEERKVEVGTEELLGCLNGDTKEATASQEARGLRLSDLEDLEEEEDEEADEEEEVVTATDRLAELHKDIQSLPEVQRAAAREGRPERRECSLAAPRFSFTEPPGSGEADFLRVEPGGPRLTMHYPCSEKPRIWSLAHTAAASGVEGAPPSLPRTRSPECHLIPGQPPGSGTRPTVRRDSACEESSRVAKAFGNPTFALQGLPPNCAPRPRRREPAVQCQYPSGAEG
- the IRX6 gene encoding iroquois-class homeodomain protein IRX-6 isoform X1, whose protein sequence is MSFSHFGHPYGSASQFLVSASSSATCCESAPRSVPDVASGSTPAAALCCAPYDSRLLSSARPELGAALGIYGAPYSAAAAAQSYPGYLPYSPEPPALYGALNPQYEFKEAAGNFTPSLAQPGAYYPYEPTLGQYQYDRYGAVELSGAGRRKNATRETTSTLKAWLNEHRRNPYPTKGEKIMLAIITKMTLTQVSTWFANARRRLKKENKMTWAPKNKGGEERKVEVGTEELLGCLNGDTKEATASQEARGLRLSDLEDLEEEEDEEADEEEEVVTATDRLAELHKDIQSLPEVQRAAAREGRPERRECSLAAPRFSFTEPPGSGEADFLRVEPGGPRLTMHYPCSEKPRIWSLAHTAAASGVEGAPPSLPRTRSPECHLIPGQPPGSGTRPTVRRDSACEESSRVAKAFGNPTFALQGLPPNCAPRPRRREPAVQCQYPSGAEAG